One window of the Anolis sagrei isolate rAnoSag1 chromosome 5, rAnoSag1.mat, whole genome shotgun sequence genome contains the following:
- the FRS2 gene encoding fibroblast growth factor receptor substrate 2 isoform X2: protein MLQEIMQNNSINVVEEPVVERNPHQTEMEVPRTPRTPTTPGVSGQSLPNGYPRYPSYGDASSHPSSRHPSVGSTRLPSVGEESTHPLLVAEEQVHTYVNTTGVQEERKNRPSVRTPLERKVSSAEVNNTREEETCPDEREAQVVLEPEGVKFVLGPTPVQRQLMEKEKLESTGNSTQTSGNSAETSGNSTQACGNSNNEWDTGYDSDERKDVSSGNKLTYENVNRLSIPGSSGIRRGRLISSSTSDTQNVNNSAQRRTALLNYENLPSLPPVWEARKLSKEDDTLGPKTPSLNGYHNNLDPMHNYVNTENVTVPSSAHKIEYARRRDCTPTVFNFDIRRPSSEHRQLNYIQVDLEAGSDSDNPQTPKTPTTPLPQTPTRRTELYAVIDIERTAAMSSLQKALPRDDGTSRKTRHNSTDLPM from the exons ATGTTGCAAGAGATTATGCAGAATAATAGTATAAATGTGGTAGAAGAGCCAGTAGTAGAAAGAAATCCACATCAAACAGAGATGGAAGTTCCAAGAACACCCCGCACACCTACCA CACCAGGGGTAAGTGGGCAGAGTTTACCAAATGGATATCCAAGGTACCCTTCCTATGGAGATGCTTCATCCCATCCCTCCAGCAGGCACCCTTCTGTAGGAAGTACACGCCTTCCTTCAGTAGGTGAAGAATCCACGCATCCCTTGCTTGTAGCTGAGGAGCAA GTCCATACATATGTGAATACAACTGGTGtgcaagaggaaaggaaaaacagaCCAAGTGTGCGCACTCCTCTGGAACGAAAGGTTTCCAGTGCAGAAGTGAACAACACGAGAGAGGAGGAAACATGTCCTGATGAAAGAGAGGCTCAGGTTGTATTGGAGCCTGAAGGAGTCAAATTTGTTTTGGGCCCCACACCTGTCCAAAGACAattaatggaaaaagaaaaactgGAATCAACTGGGAACAGTACTCAAACTAGTGGAAACAGTGCTGAAACTAGTGGTAACAGTACTCAAGCTTGTGGGAATAGTAATAATGAATGGGACACTGGGTATGACAGTGATGAACGTAAAGATGTTTCCTCTGGTAACAAACTGACATATGAAAATGTAAATAGATTGTCCATCCCTGGCAGCTCAGGGATCAGGAGAGGCCGCCTGATATCATCCAGTACCTCTGATACTCAAAATGTCAACAATTCAGCTCAGAGGAGAACTGCACTGTTAAATTATGAAAATCTTCCATCTTTGCCTCCAGTTTGGGAAGCTCGCAAGCTCAGTAAAGAGGATGACACTTTAGGACCAAAGACACCTTCTCTTAACGGCTATCACAATAATTTAGATCCCATGCATAATTATGTCAATACAGAGAACGTAACAGTGCCATCAAGTGCTCACAAAATAGAATATGCAAGACGTCGGGACTGCACCCCAACAGTCTTTAACTTCGATATTAGGCGACCAAGTTCAGAACACAGGCAGCTCAACTATATACAGGTTGATTTGGAAGCTGGTAGTGACTCTGACAACCCTCAGACTCCCAAAACGCCTACCACTCCACTTCCACAGACTCCAACCAGGCGCACAGAGCTGTATGCTGTGATAGACATTGAAAGAACAGCTGCTATGTCAAGCTTGCAGAAAGCATTGCCTCGAGACGACGGTACTTCTAGAAAAACTAGACATAACAGTACTGACCTGCCTATGTGA
- the FRS2 gene encoding fibroblast growth factor receptor substrate 2 isoform X1 gives MGSCCSCPDKETVPDNHRNKFKVINVDDDGNELGSGIMELTDTELILYTRKRDSVKWHYLCLRRYGYDSNLFSFESGRRCQTGPGIFAFKCARAEELFNMLQEIMQNNSINVVEEPVVERNPHQTEMEVPRTPRTPTTPGVSGQSLPNGYPRYPSYGDASSHPSSRHPSVGSTRLPSVGEESTHPLLVAEEQVHTYVNTTGVQEERKNRPSVRTPLERKVSSAEVNNTREEETCPDEREAQVVLEPEGVKFVLGPTPVQRQLMEKEKLESTGNSTQTSGNSAETSGNSTQACGNSNNEWDTGYDSDERKDVSSGNKLTYENVNRLSIPGSSGIRRGRLISSSTSDTQNVNNSAQRRTALLNYENLPSLPPVWEARKLSKEDDTLGPKTPSLNGYHNNLDPMHNYVNTENVTVPSSAHKIEYARRRDCTPTVFNFDIRRPSSEHRQLNYIQVDLEAGSDSDNPQTPKTPTTPLPQTPTRRTELYAVIDIERTAAMSSLQKALPRDDGTSRKTRHNSTDLPM, from the exons ATGGGTAGCTGTTGTAGCTGTCCAGATAAAGAAACAGTCCCTGATAACCATCGAAACAAATTCAAG gtTATAAATGTGGATGATGATGGTAATGAATTGGGTTCTGGTATAATGGAGCTTACAGACACAGAACTAATCTTGTATACCCGCAAACGGGACTCTGTTAAATGGCATTACCTCTGTCTCCGCCGATATGGCTATGATTCCAATCTCTTCTCTTTTGAAAGTGGTCGAAGGTGTCAAACTGGGCCAG GAATATTTGCCTTCAAGTGTGCCCGTGCAGAAGAACTATTTAATATGTTGCAAGAGATTATGCAGAATAATAGTATAAATGTGGTAGAAGAGCCAGTAGTAGAAAGAAATCCACATCAAACAGAGATGGAAGTTCCAAGAACACCCCGCACACCTACCA CACCAGGGGTAAGTGGGCAGAGTTTACCAAATGGATATCCAAGGTACCCTTCCTATGGAGATGCTTCATCCCATCCCTCCAGCAGGCACCCTTCTGTAGGAAGTACACGCCTTCCTTCAGTAGGTGAAGAATCCACGCATCCCTTGCTTGTAGCTGAGGAGCAA GTCCATACATATGTGAATACAACTGGTGtgcaagaggaaaggaaaaacagaCCAAGTGTGCGCACTCCTCTGGAACGAAAGGTTTCCAGTGCAGAAGTGAACAACACGAGAGAGGAGGAAACATGTCCTGATGAAAGAGAGGCTCAGGTTGTATTGGAGCCTGAAGGAGTCAAATTTGTTTTGGGCCCCACACCTGTCCAAAGACAattaatggaaaaagaaaaactgGAATCAACTGGGAACAGTACTCAAACTAGTGGAAACAGTGCTGAAACTAGTGGTAACAGTACTCAAGCTTGTGGGAATAGTAATAATGAATGGGACACTGGGTATGACAGTGATGAACGTAAAGATGTTTCCTCTGGTAACAAACTGACATATGAAAATGTAAATAGATTGTCCATCCCTGGCAGCTCAGGGATCAGGAGAGGCCGCCTGATATCATCCAGTACCTCTGATACTCAAAATGTCAACAATTCAGCTCAGAGGAGAACTGCACTGTTAAATTATGAAAATCTTCCATCTTTGCCTCCAGTTTGGGAAGCTCGCAAGCTCAGTAAAGAGGATGACACTTTAGGACCAAAGACACCTTCTCTTAACGGCTATCACAATAATTTAGATCCCATGCATAATTATGTCAATACAGAGAACGTAACAGTGCCATCAAGTGCTCACAAAATAGAATATGCAAGACGTCGGGACTGCACCCCAACAGTCTTTAACTTCGATATTAGGCGACCAAGTTCAGAACACAGGCAGCTCAACTATATACAGGTTGATTTGGAAGCTGGTAGTGACTCTGACAACCCTCAGACTCCCAAAACGCCTACCACTCCACTTCCACAGACTCCAACCAGGCGCACAGAGCTGTATGCTGTGATAGACATTGAAAGAACAGCTGCTATGTCAAGCTTGCAGAAAGCATTGCCTCGAGACGACGGTACTTCTAGAAAAACTAGACATAACAGTACTGACCTGCCTATGTGA